The sequence below is a genomic window from Vespula pensylvanica isolate Volc-1 chromosome 1, ASM1446617v1, whole genome shotgun sequence.
attagaTATCTTTGCTTATAAcgaatacttatttataaatcattataatatttccaatACCTTATTTTAATACTAACCCATAACACTGTCGTTGATCCTTTTCTGTTCTGCTTCAATCCATCGTCGTCTTTCGGCTGCCTCTTCTTCTGGACCACCTCGCatcctagaaaaaaaaaaaatagaaaaaaaaatatgatactcTCCAGTCCTTAATTTGCATTTATCATTTGTTCTAATTTTACCATGCTTCTGCACAAGCACGATCTCGTGGAAATACCGGCCTGTCGTCCAGATAATGAAGATTCTTACACTTTAAAATCATCGTCTTGCGATACATTTTGATATTCTTTAAGACCGGATTACCGGTTAAAGTAATTACTCTTATAGATTTCATATCACCGAGAATCTGAAATAAATTCTCTGAACGTtatcctttatatttttataggatTACAAAATTTGTTCATATCGAACGGTTCAACGTACGTCGACGATATCGAAAGTATCTATTCGATTGTGAGACAAATCTAAAATCGATAGATACTCCAGTAATCGGAGATGCTCGATGTCGGTACTACTTTGTAGATAATTATAAGACAAATTCAACGTATTCAAGAACTTCAGACTGTCTGAAAACGTtgtgtaaatattaaagagtAACGTAATCGATAGGAATGATAGTTATGAATTACCAAGattctcgatctttttaatCATGTTATGGGCCAAGTTTAAAGTGTCCAACTTTATCAAGCATTCCaaattttcgattttgttGATTATATTGTGATGAAGATACAGACATCTCAGTTCGCTTTGATTCTCCAGATTCGCAATCTCACGAATTCCGTTGTTCTCCAACCAAAGTGTCTTCAAACCCGTATACTTTTCCAGATTTTCGATAAACGAGAAGCCTTACgtgcgaataaaaataattttaaaaaaattcacattcaaatttatttccattatatTTACCTTTGTAATGTAGATATAGGACATCGTTCAACCAAGGAGTCTGATAAAGCTTGTTTTCTCTACAATGTTTCTTGATATACTGCTCCGTCATTCTAGTAATTATGAAtttgatatatcgaatatgaacaaaaaataatagatccTTCGTAATGGTATAACAAATACTTTTTACCTTACGCCATgctttttttcatcgtaatCATAAACTTTGCCTTTGATGTACGGCctgttctctttttccgttAAATAGGCGAATAGTGATTCGTTGGAATCGACTTTTTCGATGTTGTTATCGTCCGTTGGACCttgtaaattttcattcgacgatGATACAGCATCGATGATTTCCACTTGAACAGTGTCCTCCGATTCTGGATTACATGTTACGCTTGTCGTTGTAATCTCGTCGTTGTTATCAATCTCATTTCGATTTGCATctatcaattctttttcattttcacgatCCATAGtcattcctttttctaaataaatttcatgattttcgtcgtcatcgtagctggtctcttcctttttaattattaaggtGGTATCGTTATCGGGAAGATCGACGTTCGATTTCGATGTATCACTCGAAACGTCCATCGAAGCTCTCTCGTTGATCATAGAATCGAGTTTACACTGGATAATGTCGCCaatcaaattttcattaataaattcgatcaaCGATTTTTCGTCTTCCTCATTCTCAGATTCGTTCACAATTTCGGTCGAAACACTTTCCAAAACGATTTTTTCATCTACCTTTTCAGTTTCAAGATTCATGTTATGCGATACACTATCCCCTTCATTTACAATCTCCAAAGTTTCGGGCAGCCTGTTTTTCAGGTCTATCATCCTATCTTTAAAATCTTTCTCCATCACTTTTATCCTGTAATTTTCTGTAACTTCGTTTTTCGTCAAAGGCATCTCGATGAACGGCGATATCGATCTTTGATTTTCGACGATATTCTCTTCTAATTCGTCCTCGTCCAATTTCGAACTTTCGTCGATAAATTCGTAGTCTTCAATTTCGGCAATCGCTTTTTGCTCGTCCAACAATTCTTCGAAATGACTAAATTCTATGGCCAAATCTTTCAAGGACTCGTTTTTCAAATCCTCTATCTTCATCTTTtgttcattgatttttttcaaaatttcatttaccTCTAGCTCGGATTTGTAATGAGTAGAATCCAATAACTTAGCCAAAGTTTTGGCATGAATTTCGGTCATGTCTACTCCAAGATTCTCATTGCTTAATTCAATGGGTTTTTCTTCCGTGTTAAAGTGCCTTTCGTCGACGGTAGATTCGTTTATGTCCAAAGCGTCGAAATACTCGAACAATTCTTCCTGTTCGTTCTTCGTGTTTTCTTCGTCGagacgttcgatcgataaatccgaacagaaatctttttcgatcttttccaTGAACTTATCGCTACCGGAAGAACCTTTCCCTTCCATATTCATTATGTTTATAGCGTCTTCCGGGTTGAGGTAGTACAGCATATCTTCGAAACTTTCGAGACGTAATTCGttagaattttcaaaaagtatCGAGGCCAGTTTGTCTAATCGTTTTCCAACTTCTACGAGCTCGTTTTGTCTTTTCAAAttgtcttcttccttttccttttcctcttcctgttcctcttcctcttcctgtTCCTCTTCCTCCATAACTATTTTATCCAACTCCGAATCAATCGAAAAATCTATCGACGTTCTTTCGTCGTTGACCTGTAGAACGGctaaagatttttctaattcctCGAAATCTATGCTGGCACAACTGTCGTCTTTTAAatgttcgttcgaacgattctcAAAACTTTCTCGACGATTAAATACGTTCGAGTCATTTTCTTGTAAAAGTACGCCGTTAGAAACCTCGCTCTCTACGATAAGATCATTCGTGGAATCATTTATCTCGATGATCCTTGCTCCGTCCgagatcatttttcttcgatcatcaGCATTTTCACGTGCCGAGAAAGAACTCGACGTATCCTCGATGATTCCTTCCTGATTGATGACCGTTTGAACGTCCGATCCACTGTCGTAGAAAACCAATGTATATTCTTCCGAATCACTATCGTTCTCGCTTTCGTTCgtcgacatttttttattagattcacTTTCAGTTAAATTAGTAATCGCCTTTACCTCGTAGGTTTtcggttcgttcgtttcgacgcgattttcttcatttacgTCGATctaaatgattatataataacgacAGAGAGATATTGACAATAATACAACGAATTAATCGTTCCAATAATTTTACACATTTACATACCTTGTCATCCTTTAATACTTTCATCGACTCGTCTTTCTCTGGATTTTCCATTACGTTTTTAAATTCGTCGTCGACACTCGTCGGACTTTCGCGATCTTCGATTCCAATCGTTTCTGAATTACTCATGACTCTAGTTTATTCTTCaatcaaaatattcaaagaaataagaaggagCCAACGTATACAGATGgatggaaaaagagacagGGTGAAAGCGAGGGTGGGAGGGAACGAGActggggaagagagaaagagacgtaaAGAGGAATTTATTCCAAGTGTCGATATGACAACGCAACGTTCTGCATGAACGTTCAGAATAAACGTAGTCATAGAAACAGATGTTTGCCACTTGTTTGATCGATTGCCACGATTTGAATTTCTCACGTTTTGAATTTCTCCTTCGTCCATTCCACCGTATTAAAAAACAtcgtattttcatttacgTGCGTgatggaataaaaagaaaaaatatattccattttTCTCGATGCAACGTCTGCACCAGTCGGAAAAAGGTGGAAATCGTTGCACGTATTCTCCATAAAACGTTTGCGTATGTATGttggagagagagggagggagagagagagagagagagagagagagagagagagagagagagaaaaggagcgaaagagaaagagagaaaaggagagaaagagagagagagacgaatttACTTGATGCATTTACACCTGTTTAACTTTGACACTGTTTATAGGCTATATCTTGTTTGATATCTATTCTAGCGAATACATACGTCGAGTTTCCTTTGTTCGAGTTGACCGTCTGGATGCTCCCTTCCCCCTTTGGTTCACATCGCTTGTTTTTCCTCTCGACTCGCGATCCTCGTCTCGAGCGAAGCCACTGTCCAGGCCATCTTTGGATTGTGAATGATTCGCGAATGAATGCTATCAACATGATCTTCTGGGAAAAGATACGAAGCAACGTCGACGATTCGCAAATGTCGCGACGAATCCGATCGAAACAGGAAATCGTCGGACTTCTTTAAACGACGATTACCAACCCGATCTagcagaattttttttctctatatttttttattcctctttattctctagtccttttgttcttcttcttcttcttcttctacctcttctttttgtcttttcctcGTCTATTTTCCTAGTCATGAAATTCTGTTTTTCCTCTGTTtgtcgattcgatcgatcgatagttcGATAAACTCTCCTACGAAgctttattctattttcttttcttttcttttctcctttttcctttcctttcttttctctcgtatttttttcttgtcctttttttttctcttccaatttctcttttcctccttttctttccttttttcttttccctttttattcaCCTTCTACGATACTTGTTTTctattactttatttcttttcttcacttttcttttcttttctttttcctttcgattttttttctgtcgtaGACGACGACCTTTTGTTCTTCGCCATATCTATAGTCTCCTCGCTTGCTTTGCTTGTCCGTCGAGTCTGAATATAATCGATCTGTACTACTGCTATTTCGAAACAcaggctctctctctctctctctctctctctttttctctcgttctctcttttattatgtatatttatatacatataaatcgtaaattttctttaaagagaaaatataaaaaaagactaatatattatatatatatatatatatatatatgtttctcatttatttttaaatatgttctcttttaaaaaatttaattaatcgttggaaaatatatcaatatttttaggCTTATTCAATATTCAATATTCAACATTTAAggcttatttattttttctatttcattttattgttttttatttatatttttccgtctctctctctctctctctctctctctctctctctatatatatatatatatatatatatatatattcttttttcggaTATTTCACTATGACTAATAGATAATATGGCATTCGAATTCCATGATGTCAACTCGGTTGACACGATATCGTATTTAAGTTGGGCTGCTAATATGCGCATACATTTCCTCAAAACGTCATACGTGTGCTGAtgtaggaagagaagaaagcttACACGGAAGTACACGCGTTAGTGACGAcacgtaatataatacattagtTTCCAATGACAGGCTTCAAATatctaacattattttttatacgtagactatctttctttttctttcatcctctctttctctcgctctgaTAACGTGTTCATTTGATATGGGAAGATATCGAATTATGATACGCTTttgtttatacaattttttttctttcgaaaatcttATCACTTCGaatctgaatttttttttttctttttttttcttttcttttcttccctagAAATCACTtttcgtaaagaaaagaaaagaagtcatagaaaacaagaaaaaataaagaagaaactagAACCTTGCGTGTGATTTTAAAAACGGAATTCCAACGAGAGAATCCGgtattctcgtttctctttaaacgatcgatatctTCCACGAATCGATCAAATTTCACGAGACCCTAGAACTTTAAACGCTTTAACGGGGACTTTAATTCGTCGCGAGACGATCGTCTCGCCCTTGACCGCAGAATCGAATTGGCTATCATCAATGTatcgagaatcgatcgatcctctttttcttttttttttttttcttttttgaatattttactgCGATAGTGGGAGTCCATGAATAAgctcttttcatctttatttagatttttatatttcgttacaTTACCTTGAATTAACTAATTCACTCATAATCAAAGGTGATCGCCTTCGATTGAGTTAGGgacaattaaaatgaaaatttattcgataataataaccataacaacaacaataataacaataataaataaataaataaaaaaagaaaaaatttctctcttcggATCATTAGTAAACGAGTATGGTCAAAGATAATCGATTAAGACGATCTCTCGTTTAGATGATCGACACATAAGATCGATAAGATCGTGGGtaagtaaaagaggaaaaaagggggaaaaaagaaaaagaaaaaaaaaagaaagaaaaaagaagaaaagagattcgGCAAAggcgaagattttttttatacgataacgTGACTCGGCTCGCGCGACGTCTCGCGACCGTGACCTCGAGAATCTCAGATCGAGAACCAAGCCTATAACCAGGATcaagaaacgatcgagatgTACTATTGGAACGGGGAATGCTAGTAGCATTTTCTATACGATCGTGTTCGTCTTCACAATGGTCGGGCTCATCGGTAACACCATCGATGGATCACCATTCGAATGTATTATGTAATTGCTGtcgatattcgatcgaaagatcgatcgatcgatcgatcgatcgatctttctctaACTCCTtagtctctgtctctctcgctccttctctctctctcgctccttctctctctctctctctctctctctctctctctctctctctctctctctctctctatctttcttgtATAGATATCGATTAAGTCGGGCTGTCTGATTTTGTAAAGCAAAATAGCCGTGGGTGGccatctccttcttcttgtaCATTCAGGATTATACATCGAGGGTGGTGCGGAGGCGGAATCCTATTTGAATACGCTTTGAATCGGCGATCGAGTCTGCTTCGTACGTGTCTCTTTTtgcctcttcttccttttgttcttttttctttctttccttctctctctctctccttgtctcttcgtctatatatttatgttttatatatatacacacgcttgtgtatatatatatatatatatatatatatattgataagatattttatatgtatatattttatctttattatcaatattactGTAATGAtctatacgtatttatgtatgtatctatttatgaTCTATGACATATAtgtcatacatatatatgtatttacatctTCTGATatccttctatttttatcatcaatatctctttaacgatatatgtcttatacatattatatatgtatctatttatgaTCCgtgatacatgtatatatatattatttctatctttattaactatttatatcaatttacttatttaatatctgatattatatctaacacttatatttcttatattattctgttattatttgttttattattattacggtatatcatatatatatatatatatatatttcttctttattatcttataatttattatctcttttttctctactgAAACTTATCGAAATTCATggagataaattataatttaccttgtctattttcttctcttttcttattctatacGTCACGTATTTTAAACGCGAAGACCGTCGGCAAATTTAGCGATGGAAAGAAGATCCTCtcgtagagaaaaaagagagcaagagaaaagaaaaagaaactcgttTGAAAAACTCTTGTAATCTTGCCAACGAGAAACTATATAGATTTAAAGACTCTATTTAATtctaatcaaaaataaataccaTAAAATCACACTATTCTTGACGATGTAACCAACtcatttgtttaataatgataatgaaatcccttctctctctctctctctctctctctctctctctctctctctatctctccaaATCAAAATAGTATTAGTAGTGTTAGCAATAGTAgtttttttctaatacacTATGAAAACAGAAGATTATTCGTTGTTGACTGATCGGCGGAAAATTCATACATAATTAATACTCGTTCCATAAGTTAGAGATAAATGGAtggagataaaaaaacaagaactTTCCTGCTCTCCCTGAAGTTTTCCATTCGTATTATTGATCATATATTTTCACTGATCCAACAGCAATCGTAAATTGCATCGGTTGTGTTTGGATTTTCCATAAATTTGAATAACATTCTCACTTCCTGCGCGTTATCGTACTAGGCGTAGATGAGaacaataagagagagagagagagagagagagagagagagggagagagaaagagaaagagatataatagtttctatgtctctttctctctctttctttctctctctctttctctctctctctttctctgtatgttATCTAGACGCCACTATGTGACCTCGCCCTTAGAGGGAAAGATTCTGCATTAGATTGAATCGAATTGAGCATAATATTACTGTCTCCTTCGTCGTgtctatcgattttctttctatctttctctctacctgtTTACTCTCATAgcattttgatttcttttctctacctTACCGAAATCCCTCTCTGTCCTTTCGGTTCTTCTACAGCTTAACTCACGTTCCACCTGTCGTCGAGTATCTAAAGATCGTAAATATCGCACCAAAGTAGGCTTCCAAACTAACATCAAATCAGGCAAAgttattccctttttttttctttttctttttcttttttttaattcttcatattataatgttatacGTATACAACGATTGGAATAAAACTTGTGTCTCGTTGATTTCCAAGAAGCAGTGAAAAAACAACGTTGCTGATTCTTTGAAAAGGGGAAGAAGTAccgttatatataaaaaaagaaaagaaaaatatttccattgaAATCGGAtcgatctattatatataaaaagagatcgaaCGGCCAGTGACAATGTTATTCGGatcattcgataaattttttgcGTGAGCGAACTTCCCTTTTCTCAGCCCTATCTTCTCCgttcttgcttctttttcctttttcttttgtttttcgtttttttgtagttacaaaaaatttacgaaaacATTTGGTAACGGTAATCGtttggagaaaaagataatgtctacgaaatatttctatggatgtatgtacatatgtatattaaaattttcttctcgttaaTATGTAGTTCACGATGTTTTAACCTGTAAACCGGGAAGAATTTTCGTTCGATGAGCgcatatattagaaataatatagtacGAATATAAAGGCAGGaagtttcgaataaattaatgaatccAAACGTAAGTAAACGTTTTCTAAATAGGAGCGAATGAAGGaacaaatgatttatttattattttatcaggtAGACAAGTTAAATTTTCATGGGGGGTTAACTCCTTGTAGGTATGCCTCGATTAACGAAGGTCAAAGTAGTAAAATctaaggaaagagagagagagagagagagagagagatagagagagagagagagagagagagagagagagagagtagccATCTTTCGGTAGGTTCACGTTCAAGgtcgaagataaataaagtatCGTCCAGTCACGATAGTCTGAGTAGACGTTCTAACGTTCGCCCTAACGCTCGCCCACCTAACATTTAATTACATGTAACTATAGTAACTATAGCtgcgaaataaaatcgaatcaaatcggctaataagaaaaatggaaaaagtatatttagcATAAACGTTCGAGAGAATTCGCGCTACTTTTTCTACGTCCGTACACGATTCTCACGGCCAATGTCTACTTTTCCCAGTTAGATCGATCACTTTCTAACGATAACTCTCgtcaatatctttttctcctttttttccggctttctttcttttttctttcttttttttctttcttttttttctttcttttttttctttcttttttttttctccgacgACAAATCCCGTTCAATTACGAAACACTCGAGAGGCGCGATTTTCATCTTTATGTTACGAAGGAAAGGATGCGTGTTCTTCGAGGAATTTTTAGAGACTGTCCATTGCACGCATCTTGTCAGGACCGAGACCGAAGTAAAATTTTGGATACACCTGTACGCGCGGAGTAAGGCCAACTACTTTTTTGCCTTCGCGGTGGCTTCATCAACTATTGGACTCATCGGCAAGCTtcgtttgaatttatatatcagGCAAGCCGATTCGTTAGCgggatatgaaaaatttatcatccccgttcttttttttttttttttttttttcatttttccttcgttttcttttatgaacaacttcttctttttctttttcttcgtcttcgccTTCCAATTCTCgaattttctcgatcgacAATCGTTGTTCATTTACAACGACGAGAATCTTTCGAAaagctaaaaaagaaaaaaaaaaaaagagagaaaagaatgatcgagaaattgtttcgaaagtttcgaaatcgataaaagttCGGAAAGTAAAATCCGTGTCAGGAAATTCCTGAAATCTCACGTTTGTTTATCTCGAATGTTTTTGATGTTTTGACTGCGGTAGCGGATCCTAtgtaaataaagaaggaattaAATGGCACGCTGTTCGTGGAACGAATCAAAATCTGTCGCAATCCACGCGTGTCCTGCATGTACGACGGACAAGCTTcagagaaacaaaaggaaagtaCCGCTATTCTTCCGCACGATCCTTATCACATTCGGCTACTTTTGTATTccgtatcttttcttcttcttcttcttcttcttcttcttcttcttcttcttctttctcttcttttgacctctctttctctctttttctctttctttatataccaATACGTATCTGTAATTTGTttctctaataatatttt
It includes:
- the LOC122630045 gene encoding uncharacterized protein YGR130C produces the protein MENPEKDESMKVLKDDKIDVNEENRVETNEPKTYEVKAITNLTESESNKKMSTNESENDSDSEEYTLVFYDSGSDVQTVINQEGIIEDTSSSFSARENADDRRKMISDGARIIEINDSTNDLIVESEVSNGVLLQENDSNVFNRRESFENRSNEHLKDDSCASIDFEELEKSLAVLQVNDERTSIDFSIDSELDKIVMEEEEQEEEEEQEEEKEKEEDNLKRQNELVEVGKRLDKLASILFENSNELRLESFEDMLYYLNPEDAINIMNMEGKGSSGSDKFMEKIEKDFCSDLSIERLDEENTKNEQEELFEYFDALDINESTVDERHFNTEEKPIELSNENLGVDMTEIHAKTLAKLLDSTHYKSELEVNEILKKINEQKMKIEDLKNESLKDLAIEFSHFEELLDEQKAIAEIEDYEFIDESSKLDEDELEENIVENQRSISPFIEMPLTKNEVTENYRIKVMEKDFKDRMIDLKNRLPETLEIVNEGDSVSHNMNLETEKVDEKIVLESVSTEIVNESENEEDEKSLIEFINENLIGDIIQCKLDSMINERASMDVSSDTSKSNVDLPDNDTTLIIKKEETSYDDDENHEIYLEKGMTMDRENEKELIDANRNEIDNNDEITTTSVTCNPESEDTVQVEIIDAVSSSNENLQGPTDDNNIEKVDSNESLFAYLTEKENRPYIKGKVYDYDEKKHGVRMTEQYIKKHCRENKLYQTPWLNDVLYLHYKGFSFIENLEKYTGLKTLWLENNGIREIANLENQSELRCLYLHHNIINKIENLECLIKLDTLNLAHNMIKKIENLDSLKFLNTLNLSYNYLQSSTDIEHLRLLEYLSILDLSHNRIDTFDIVDILGDMKSIRVITLTGNPVLKNIKMYRKTMILKCKNLHYLDDRPVFPRDRACAEAWMRGGPEEEAAERRRWIEAEQKRINDSVMELINKRKLRKPVGRPEREAEEINKKKTNQQDDEEVDREKSPMRTSKELVRTSFVKV